The genomic interval TGTTATCAATcccaaaaaaatgcattcagtGAACTTTCCTTATCTGGACTTGATTGGATAATGCTTGACATTAAAGGGTCTCtaaagttatatatatatataaatacataataCAAGTATACATTTAAGTTTAAATACCACAACCCAAACCgaaccctgcacacacactaaacacagcCAGACAACTTGGTGTTTTTGACTGCAGAAAACACATAGAACATGTTTTCACAGGGGATTTTCATTATTAATAATCCATTAAATATGCCTTTAACtgaatacatatatttttttaatgctacTAATTGgtaaaatatatacttttttctttttaagaatatttttaattgagtTTTCAGCAATAGTACACAGAAATAATCACAGTCACACacgaaaaaaggagagagagaaaaaaaaacatacacatacatacacaaataaaagtgacagAGGAACTTTGTTGTGCATATGTTGCAATGGTATACATATCCCACAAACTATATGGGATACCTCTGTATGCAGCAGAATGCATACgtaaagacaaatatttgtttttgacaaCATATGTAGGTAACAAAGCAGGAATGATAGATCAGTGAAGGTTTTGTTGGAGCAGATGGAGAGACACTGGCGCTCTTTATAAAGTGCTGATTGAGAACACAGTTTGCTCCGTTGTCCGTGGTAACAGACAGTGATGACATTTTCAGACTGCGAATGAGtcacacagagaacattttGTCTCTGATAATGTTTAGACAATAAAATATCACTGTGATTGTTATATGGACATCTTTTattgaagtctgttttttttaaatataatttctaCCGTGATCTGACCTTTAAATAATACCAAATTTACTTTACTTATAAGAGGCCTTGCAGATACTGTATCCCACAGGTCCTTAGTTGTGATGACAACCTTAAAGACAATCTAATATGCAAAGGATTTTTTGTAATAGAGAGTCCTTTGCATGTATCTCAATCCAAAGATAACCTTAAACATACACTTTTTGTGTCCAGAAGTACTCCCCTCTGTATATTTATCTGTAAGTTTGATCTTATCTCTAGTTTACCCTGAAGAGAAAACAACCCATGTTGACTCCATCGCTCCAACCGTACTGGGTTTGTTTACATCTTCTTCTTATTATATCACATGAGGTCATGTGAGGTGGTATTTCTGTCCTCTGCTACACATTATAATCTTTATTATATCCTGCAGTGAGCCATGTCGTAAGTTTTATATCTTgaactgtgtgcatgtttgagacAAGAGAGAATATTATCTTTGAAATGTCTCCTTGTTTGCATGATGCAGCCCCATATGTAATTAGGTTAGGTTAGTAATACAACTCATGTAGTTTGCGCTCCTTGTGTTGTGCCTCAGCTTGAGACTACTCAAACAGTGCTTTGCTTGACCTTACCGATCAAACACTCCCTCAGACAGACGCACTCAGAGCGAGAGTTCCCAGTCTTTCAAGCCAACTTTTCCATGAGTTATGATTCATACCTCTCTTTGACGTTAGCtacagacctccctctctttgAGGggagaacacaaacactcagtcCCCAATCCCCAGGCATCTGTTagtaaacacactcacagacacacacacacagtgcagactTTTCCATTGCTTGcaggtgggaggagagaggaagttAATGCAGAAACCCTAATGAGCTACTTCCTCCAGCTCTCCGGTATCTCGTTTTCTAATCACAGGGAAACCCAAACAGGCTATGTTGTTATAATTATCTGTTTCCACAGATACACTGGGCTGAGTCAAGTTTTTAGAATGTAGAATACAAAATGTTCCAACTATTTTTGCACATGGATTTCCATAAGCCTTGAACGTCTAATAAAAGATTgatatggttttattttaaatgtgactgAAATACAACCTGTTATTTTACTTTGTGCTCTTTTGGAGCTTAACCACTAAAGAAGCCAGTCTGAGATATCAGCCAATATCAAACAACAACTGTTAGCAAATACCAAACCGACAGTTTTTATATACTGTCATAAGTTCTCCTCAGTAGGTTGTCTGATCAAATTTAAAgcaaagaacaatttaaacagtCAATCAGTATTTTACAGGATTGTTAATGCTGAATAAGGGGTGAGAGTAATGAACACATTAAATGATGAACgcatttaatttaaacatgtaGTGTTTAAGTGATTCGATCATTTCGAGGtcaattagatttttttcaaaagttgaATGAAAAGAGATccatatttaattattttcagtgaCTTATATTCATCTTTTAGCATTTACAACACAAAGttttcatttatcatttaagGAGAGGGACCTTAAGTTACAAAAAGTGATGATACAAATTGGAGGTGATGAAAATGTATATGATTTGAGTTATTAAGCAATATCAATGCATATGGATGAAATACTAGGCAGGGAAATGTGTGTGATCTGAAAAATAAGGTGATTCACTATCAATAAATGATCTTCTTTTGTTCcaccttttaaaaaagaacTGGCCCATTCATCAAACCACTCCACCTTTAACCTTGTCGGAaggggaagaagagggggaggaaagttACAGAGTttcatgaaaatgatgaatGACAATGTGTCACTGTGGGGAAGGAggtgttaaagggatacttcacccgttgaaacatgaatctgtattgacattgggtcatatatgtagtagaaatgtgaaatacattttgaagttggtgccttcttggctgtgaaatggcagaaagtgtctttttggctcatgtggatgaaagacaccaaatcccagaatgcacagcaccgcaggccactcccactaagggcctctatttcagaatcagaaatactttattaatcccagagggaaattcgattgtTACAGTTTCTGCCggcaggcaggccttatgtctcggctgctgagctggcagcgagatggctgctgccgacaggccggtcttgtgtcgcggCGGCCAGCGGCGGCTAGCGGCCCTGGTGgccagcagccgcagcagccaaaacacaagaccgacCTGTTGGCAGCAGtcatctcgccgctatattgagattttttcgccattatcagctttctccatagagcctgttagcatagcttccaagcaatatggcggacgttaagtttcgattctgggagtgagttcccacccactgatctgtgataggtctgtagcttcagtggtcgaaaacatgaggaactagcgttgtagtttcaccctgctaaccgcaacagcttccagtgacgcaaaaatcgtcattttgcgtcactggaagctccttttcagacttagaaatacaaagatttcccatctcaggggaaaatgagggcgggttGGACGACCAtccaaaaatactaccaggtttctaatgatacaaagcttaatgcaaatgggtgaagtatccctttaatgaatAACCTACCTAGTTAAGTTTGTGCAGTTTCTCATGTCCAAAAACAGCTGAAGACCttttctgattcaaaatgtattttcgtAAAAGTGTTAATATATTAATCTCCATGTAACATCAGTTTCTCAAAAATTCCCAGAAGTGAATTAAGTGATGAAAACATAACAGTTATTCATTAAGAACCCTCTAAAGctggcctcctcctcttcttcagatAGTTGCGGTCGAGAATTGTGCGGccagttctttttctttttaaaaacaaagtaacatTAATCATGctgtaaatgataaatgtcATTTTCACCTCTAACTGTTTTATACAACTTCCATGCCTTTTTATTGCTCAATAATTCAATTCACATGCATTTTCATCATCAAATTTTGTTACTTCCACCCTTTAGGTCCCTTTCCTTAAATGACAAATGTAagacaataaaaatgataaatatggatattttattttattttttacaaatcacAACTTTGTTATTCAAATCGACCTCAAATGAATCAAAATAACTTAATATAGAACTCCATTGTTCAATCTCCAGGATTTTTCATCACCTTCacttttaataattaaatttttgtttctttcaccCCCACATAGAAATATCAGTGGCTTTTACAATACTAATTAATAATTGGACAACACGGTTACAACCTGAAATGTGATGAGTAACAATATATCATATTGTCACAATTTAACAAACATCATGTGGAACCATAAAGTCATCAGTAAGTGAGCTCTGGATGGATCCGATCCTGTACGTTGGATAATAATGATCCTGATTAGGCAGTACATCATTTATGTGAGGTGTGAAGCCCACATGGTACTGAACTTAAAGgaagtttctctttttctctgtcttatgACATCAGTTGTTCCCAGGATGCtgtgcactgttttttttccattgactGGGAAGGCTTCCTGTGCTGAAACTCCTTTTAAAAGTGTTCCTAGTTCTGTTTCATGGAGAGAGACAAAActgtctacatttctgtttattgAGGGCCAAAATGCACACAACTGCATAAATGCTCACACTCATGCGTATTCATGCATATGTTGCTGTTGAACAcaaagtttttgtcttttattagttttttttcagaAACTCAGGAGACGCAGGAAGTGTATATTTTTAATGTGGGCTTAACACAGGATATATGAGGCCACCTAAACAGTTTTAGTTTCTGTGAGCCTACATGTTTACTGTCAATGGTTTTATCTTTATGTCTGAAGAAAGTTCATGAAATTGTTGTGGTCGGTGAATGTGctcatgcatttaaaaatatctCATTACTGATTTCATTTCCGCTCAGCCTCACTTTGCTCCATATGTATGTCTGCAAAGCAGCtgcagtatttattttaattacattGTAATGCACTTAGAGCAACCGACAACCCTATGTCTGTAAATTGTTGCAGAGATGTCAGCTGTTTATCTCGCTAAATTTCACCACCCACCAGAGAAAACATGAGCaggtggttgccatggtgacaggGGGTTGTGTTTATCTGTTGCTGAGAGGGGCGATGGTGGTTCATGtggcgaggggaggggggtgttgGTAGGTAGGACTTAAAGCTGCAGTGGCTGGTAGCCAGAGAACGATAGATGGAAtccagagagagggaaaggccAGCCCAAAATAAACCCACACAGAGCAGCCCACACATACACTGCATCAGATATGGAGGCAATGGCCATTTTATGAGAGGATCGGGTGGCAATATTTGAACTGCCCAGAGAGATGTGCTGATCATGTGACTCAACaggtgtttatttttcatttcagaagtTTTAAGTTGTATTAAGATCTAATATTCCTATAAATGTTGCAAGTCACTACTGtcataacacaacaaacatgcaACACTATAAGAAGAGTGAATAATCTGTATCTGATCCGCCTCTGATGTTGCATGCCTCAACATACTGAACTGTAAGACAGCTGCATGATAAAGATCagctttttcataaatttgcaATACATGAATTCTAAAGAAGGTGGTGTCCTTGGTTTGTGTCACATGGGATGAGAAAGGGGAGGTTTTGCAAAAACTTCGAATTGTACAGAGTAAGAGCAGATTTAATCTGAAGTGACAGCCAGGCGGGGGAGGAAGAGTGATTACGCTTCAAGTGAGATTGGATGATGAAGGTGCTCGCTTGTGTGTCGGAAGTGATCAAGAATTGCCATGTGTTGACATGCTGAAGGTTAATGATAATTTGACAAGTAATAGCTGCCTTAGAAAATGTGTTGCTATATCccatatcaaaataaaaaaaaataattgttcattttgaGTTTTAGTACTTTATCACAGTTATGAAATGaatgaacacattttgaatGTATCAACAGCAGCACAACCATGTGTTGTGTGAATGACGTTCAAAACACTGAGTGAATCCAAAGATAAGTCAGTGCAGATAATGATGGTTAAAGAGGAGCAGTGAGGTGTGGTGGTGAGGGGATAAAATAGCAGAAGGTTATGCTGTCATAAGGACGAGAGTAAGTGGCAGTTTAATGCTTCTTCTCTGTACGGGCGTCTGGTATCACACTGACAGTGAACTGTACAGATTGATTGGCAGGTGTTTGAACAGAGATGTTAGGCAGAGAGGGCGTTGAGTCATTGTGAAACCCTCGAGTTACTCTCAGTGCATTTTGGAAACggaaacttaaaataaatataaataccttTATTTGACCGGGTGTGAAAATGATGCAATGCTTGCTGTACACATGTAGATACGTTGGAAGTTCATTTTTGCTTTCTAGTGAAATGAAAACTGCATTAGAATTTATTAAACATCTTGAACTAAAAACAAATTCTTAACCATTTTGGAATAATTACATGAAACAAAGTCTAATTTGTTTACAAAGAAAGAAGGTGTGTGGAAGTTTGAGAAATGATGGCAGAATGACAGGAAATATACAGCTCCTTGTCTTTAGTTTCATGATGAGTGTGGCGTTGTTGACATTTGACTAAGTCAGCACTAGATGGCACTCTACACTAGCTACAAGCAGTTCAATGATGTGCACTGAACATTTTATCTCTCACCCAAAGGCTATTAACTTTACTTTCTCTGGATAATTTGCATATGacatattaaaataaatctaaaaattcGAAGAAGTCAGTGCACCATGTCTGGTATATTGTTGTAAATATGAAATTGAAATGTTATTCTGCTCACACAGGTTTATCCCTTAATATAATGCTGCTGTTTCAtaatacatttttgttctttCCCATTTCGCTCCTCCAGGACCAAGTGAAGCCACCAAAGACCTCCAAGTCCAAGACGGCAGAGATGGCAGCTGAAGGTACAGCAGTGGAGGGGCTTGAGCAGATACCTGAGGAGGGTAAAGAGGGTCTCCCCGACAATCTCAATTCAGACGAGGAGGTGGAGATTGAAGAGATCGTTGAGGAGTCTCGTACCAAACGCCTCCAACGCTCTACCAAGCAGCAAGTGGACAACATAAAGAAAGCCTTCTCCAAAGAGAAAATGGAGAAGACCAAGCTAAAAACCAAGGAGAACTTGGAGAAGACCAAGCAAAGAACCCGTGAGAACCTGGAGAAAACAAGACAGAGGACCCGTGACAACTTGGAGAAAACCAAACACAGCCTTGAAACGAAGATTGGCAAGCTTGGGACCCGCATGACACCCAACCTGGAGCGCAGGGTGAAGATGAAGAGCTCCAAAGACAAGGTGAAGAAGTCCCTAAGCCCCGACCACACGGTCTACGCTCGCTCCAAGACAACGGTGTACCGAGTCCCTCCCTTCACTTTCCATGTTAAGAAGATCCGAGAAGGTAAGGAGGAGGTGCTGCCGAAcgcagagatggtagaggtgacCGAGACCGAGGGCGAGCCGGTCGGAGAGGAGAACGGCCTTGGAGTGCatgtggaggtggaggaagggGAGCTAGTGAGCGTTGACAGCCCCGAGATGGAGGATCTGTTGGAGGTGAATGAAGACTCTCAGCTGGTCAGGGTGGAGCCAGAGCACCTAAAGAAGGCCCAAAGTGAATAGAGCGTCCCAGATCTGCCGTGCTATAAGGGaaaagatgaaaggatgaagaGGGGAAGAGAGTTTGAGAAATTAGTCTAAACACAAGGACACAATATTAGTCGTAGAGACTTCATAGACGTGATATCAATCCATGTTATCTCATGTGTtgtctgttctctttttattgtACCACACAGGGATTACTTTCATATTTgctctgctttaaaaaacaaataagaaaaacaaaatataaaacaaagcaCATATATAAATATTGAAACATGCCACAGTCTGACTGGTTATCTTAGATTTGAATACTAAGGGTGTTTgctgtttcttgtttgtttgataaATTGAGTgactataagaaaaaaagatatagTTTATTTTATCGAGCTGTAATGTATCATGTACTATTTTCCATGAATGACATGCACATTA from Labrus mixtus chromosome 20, fLabMix1.1, whole genome shotgun sequence carries:
- the cavin1a gene encoding caveolae-associated protein 1; the encoded protein is MADTGVMKKHQAEVPYDDDDDEEVSLVGAATEPAVDDDDPDEEEDLVLASGPRGKSEAQMNGIMVLSLLDKIIGVVDQIQLTQNGLEARQESMEKSVSSIQGELAKLSKNHVATASTVNKMLEKVRKVSVNVKTVRSNLEKQAGQIKKLESNESELLKRRNFKVLIYQDQVKPPKTSKSKTAEMAAEGTAVEGLEQIPEEGKEGLPDNLNSDEEVEIEEIVEESRTKRLQRSTKQQVDNIKKAFSKEKMEKTKLKTKENLEKTKQRTRENLEKTRQRTRDNLEKTKHSLETKIGKLGTRMTPNLERRVKMKSSKDKVKKSLSPDHTVYARSKTTVYRVPPFTFHVKKIREGKEEVLPNAEMVEVTETEGEPVGEENGLGVHVEVEEGELVSVDSPEMEDLLEVNEDSQLVRVEPEHLKKAQSE